The following coding sequences are from one uncultured Bacteroides sp. window:
- a CDS encoding DUF1735 and LamG domain-containing protein, with the protein MRTKIHFLFASFLLTVLILTVSCTEGDDFNYDKKAILITDTETDPLVKFVVEDTPSSYALTAKATDKVAKDVMVTFAQDTTLVATYNKEHNTNFYAAPVGSVTIENPEVTIESGTASSTIASVKVVSTENFKDGRTYVIPVTIKNVLNADGMEVLNSSKTIYLKISRVLKFTALDISNTNLYSNFIWDDAKAVKLTNFTFEIKMYAYNLHSISRLCAFEEKDEKNASMLRFGENGQDVNSLQWVSPKGGIISSTRFNTNQWYTISLTYDGSALTMYVNGIKDAALSASGVSVNFQRFELGMSWTGYRSSQYFNGRISEVRVWNRALSSSELQNALCGVDPQSNGLVAYWKLNEGSGHIFTDATGNGYDMDWSNTWREESEGAGLVNRDYSSAVKWVTDDKNKCNQ; encoded by the coding sequence AGAGGGTGATGATTTTAATTATGATAAAAAGGCAATCTTAATAACAGATACTGAAACAGATCCTTTGGTGAAGTTTGTTGTTGAGGATACACCTTCTTCTTATGCGTTAACGGCAAAAGCCACTGATAAAGTAGCTAAGGATGTGATGGTGACTTTTGCTCAGGATACAACTTTGGTTGCCACGTATAATAAGGAACATAATACAAACTTTTATGCGGCTCCTGTTGGAAGCGTAACAATTGAAAACCCGGAGGTAACGATAGAATCCGGTACTGCTTCATCTACTATCGCTTCAGTAAAAGTGGTGTCTACTGAAAATTTTAAAGATGGGAGAACTTATGTCATTCCGGTCACTATTAAGAATGTTTTGAATGCTGATGGAATGGAGGTACTGAATTCATCTAAAACCATTTATCTGAAAATATCCAGAGTGCTTAAATTTACCGCATTGGATATTAGCAATACCAATCTGTACAGCAATTTTATTTGGGACGATGCGAAAGCTGTTAAACTCACTAATTTTACTTTTGAAATAAAGATGTATGCTTATAACCTTCACAGTATAAGTCGTCTTTGTGCTTTCGAGGAGAAAGATGAGAAAAATGCTAGTATGCTTCGCTTTGGTGAAAATGGACAAGATGTGAACTCTCTACAGTGGGTGAGTCCCAAAGGAGGAATTATTTCTTCAACTCGTTTTAATACCAATCAGTGGTATACAATTTCACTAACTTATGATGGGAGTGCATTAACAATGTATGTTAATGGTATAAAAGATGCGGCACTTTCTGCTTCAGGAGTATCTGTAAATTTTCAACGCTTTGAGTTAGGTATGTCATGGACAGGCTATCGTAGTAGCCAATATTTTAATGGACGTATCAGTGAAGTACGCGTATGGAACAGGGCACTTTCATCCAGTGAATTGCAAAATGCCCTTTGTGGTGTAGACCCTCAATCTAATGGTTTAGTTGCTTACTGGAAGTTGAATGAAGGTAGCGGACATATTTTTACGGATGCTACGGGAAATGGATATGATATGGATTGGTCGAATACCTGGCGTGAAGAGAGCGAAGGTGCCGGTTTGGTGAATCGTGATTATAGTAGTGCTGTTAAATGGGTTACTGATGATAAAAATAAGTGCAACCAATAA
- a CDS encoding DUF1735 domain-containing protein, translating to MKTNIYKYFSVCFLLIVPLLQSCDSDESYDVVGNPNNLFYINLSSSSSVDSPNTLAFSVVHTPIGDFGDVKAEFPVRCLRQVDETTKVTMQLDNSLIDEYNEKYETSYVAFPDGSLNLDSPTATIQEGTYIAKDSLVASVPASAFASFTESGYIAPVRIASVKGSAGKGSEDYGIGYIIVKTSTKLIKSGVASADMPGTLVTDYSDWSISSTQSTSNDFSTLIDNETWSGWDFTSSTATVIVDMQSEKEFTGIRSFCVYGMYASWGYYFSNIALEYSVDGNTYMDAGNSSDLEMINEDGYQYIALYSAVTARYLKITYTCNSEWGRGLYELGVYTDK from the coding sequence ATGAAAACAAATATATATAAATATTTTAGTGTGTGCTTTCTGCTGATTGTGCCTTTACTGCAATCTTGTGATAGTGATGAAAGTTATGATGTAGTTGGTAATCCGAATAATTTATTCTATATCAACCTTAGTTCGTCTTCCTCTGTAGATTCTCCAAATACATTGGCTTTTAGTGTTGTTCATACGCCGATAGGCGATTTTGGAGATGTGAAGGCAGAATTTCCTGTTCGTTGTTTACGGCAGGTGGATGAAACGACTAAGGTAACAATGCAACTCGACAACTCTTTGATTGATGAATATAATGAGAAGTATGAAACATCTTATGTTGCTTTTCCAGATGGATCATTAAATCTTGATTCTCCTACAGCTACTATACAGGAGGGCACTTATATAGCAAAGGACTCTTTAGTTGCTTCTGTTCCTGCTTCTGCTTTTGCAAGTTTTACTGAATCCGGCTATATTGCTCCTGTACGGATAGCCTCGGTTAAAGGCTCTGCAGGTAAAGGCAGCGAAGATTATGGAATAGGCTATATAATAGTCAAGACTTCTACAAAGTTAATCAAATCCGGGGTTGCTTCTGCTGATATGCCCGGTACACTAGTTACTGACTATTCGGATTGGAGTATTTCGTCTACTCAGAGCACTAGCAATGATTTTAGCACGCTGATTGACAATGAGACTTGGTCCGGATGGGATTTTACTTCTTCTACGGCTACTGTGATTGTCGATATGCAATCGGAAAAAGAATTTACCGGTATTCGTTCTTTCTGCGTCTATGGTATGTATGCCTCTTGGGGATATTATTTTAGTAATATTGCTCTTGAATATAGTGTAGACGGAAATACTTATATGGATGCGGGGAATTCTTCAGATTTAGAGATGATTAATGAAGATGGTTATCAGTATATTGCTCTTTATTCTGCAGTAACAGCACGTTATTTAAAAATAACTTATACTTGTAATTCAGAGTGGGGGAGAGGCCTGTATGAATTAGGCGTGTATACAGATAAATAG
- a CDS encoding DUF1573 domain-containing protein: MKQFFFFVACMFYCLFIVAQEPSGIFIPNKRIHDFGDILEKKGKVSYSFQFYNKGNKPIVIDHISAWCGCTSLSYTKRPILPKQKGIVTVTYNPYNRPGAFSKEIVVLTESGKSYSRVWIKGNVIPYLHPVTEDYPYSFGAGLYLGFKVLAFGKVQKGEQKTMEIGYANDTDSLMTLAFKREPDDYYLKIPTSLTLRPKERSKMTFSYIAPNNYAFDRLIKVYPIVNGICLTTPLLITFTK, translated from the coding sequence ATGAAACAATTCTTTTTTTTTGTGGCTTGTATGTTTTATTGTCTGTTTATTGTTGCGCAAGAGCCCTCTGGCATCTTTATACCCAATAAACGGATACATGATTTTGGTGATATTCTTGAAAAAAAAGGGAAGGTATCTTATTCTTTTCAATTTTATAATAAAGGGAATAAGCCAATCGTTATAGATCATATCTCTGCTTGGTGTGGCTGTACGTCCTTGTCGTATACTAAAAGGCCCATACTTCCTAAGCAGAAAGGAATCGTTACTGTTACGTATAATCCTTATAATCGTCCGGGGGCTTTTAGTAAAGAGATCGTAGTATTGACAGAATCCGGTAAAAGCTATTCGCGTGTTTGGATTAAGGGGAATGTTATTCCGTATTTGCATCCGGTTACAGAAGATTATCCTTATTCTTTTGGGGCTGGTTTATATTTAGGTTTTAAAGTGTTGGCTTTTGGTAAGGTTCAAAAAGGAGAACAGAAAACGATGGAGATAGGTTATGCTAACGATACTGATAGTTTAATGACTTTAGCATTTAAAAGAGAGCCTGATGATTATTATCTTAAAATTCCTACTTCTCTGACCTTGAGACCTAAAGAACGTTCCAAAATGACTTTTTCTTATATCGCTCCGAATAATTATGCCTTTGATCGATTAATAAAAGTTTATCCGATTGTAAATGGAATCTGCCTGACGACTCCTCTTTTAATTACTTTTACAAAGTAG
- a CDS encoding cation diffusion facilitator family transporter produces the protein MKEREKILIRASWISIIGNAILSTLKMSIGLFAGSLAVLGDGIDSATDVVISIVTLFTARVVSRPPNPNYAYGYEKADSVATKVLSFVIFFAGIQMLISTGKSIIFSEVRELPSIIAIYVTILSMGGKLGLAYYQFHQGKKADSSMLIANAKNMRNDVIISTGVLLGLVFTFILKMPLLDSITGLLISLYIIRSSIEIFWESNVTLMDGVKDTSIYNKIFSAVEQVPGAVNPHRVRSRQIGNMYMIVLDIEADGDLTLNEAHEIANGVEYSIKNSIENVYDIVVHVEPQGKHHQEEKFGLSKDNL, from the coding sequence ATGAAAGAAAGAGAGAAAATTTTAATTCGTGCTTCATGGATCAGCATTATAGGGAATGCCATCTTGTCCACTTTAAAAATGAGCATCGGATTGTTTGCTGGTAGTTTAGCTGTGCTAGGAGACGGCATTGACTCTGCCACAGATGTAGTTATCTCTATTGTAACCTTATTCACAGCACGAGTTGTCAGTCGTCCTCCAAACCCAAACTATGCTTACGGATATGAAAAAGCTGATAGCGTAGCAACCAAAGTACTCTCTTTTGTTATTTTCTTTGCCGGTATACAGATGCTTATCTCCACAGGAAAAAGTATCATTTTCTCAGAAGTTAGAGAACTTCCTTCAATCATTGCCATCTACGTCACGATTTTATCTATGGGGGGTAAATTAGGATTGGCCTACTATCAATTCCATCAAGGCAAGAAAGCTGACAGTTCCATGCTGATAGCCAATGCCAAAAACATGCGTAACGATGTCATTATATCTACAGGAGTATTACTCGGATTAGTCTTCACTTTCATACTCAAGATGCCTCTTCTTGACTCCATCACCGGTTTACTTATCAGCCTGTACATTATCAGATCCTCCATTGAAATTTTTTGGGAAAGTAATGTAACGCTCATGGACGGAGTAAAAGATACCTCCATATACAATAAAATATTCAGTGCTGTAGAACAAGTACCGGGAGCAGTAAATCCTCACAGAGTCCGTTCTCGCCAAATAGGAAATATGTACATGATAGTCCTTGATATTGAAGCAGACGGGGACCTTACTCTGAACGAAGCGCATGAGATTGCTAATGGAGTAGAATATAGCATTAAAAATTCCATAGAGAATGTATATGATATAGTCGTCCATGTAGAACCGCAAGGGAAACATCATCAGGAAGAGAAATTCGGACTCAGCAAGGACAATCTATAA